Genomic segment of Colletotrichum destructivum chromosome 5, complete sequence:
GCGCTATCCGGGCATTAGGGGGTTATGTCATGAACGACACGACGATGCTAACTTGTGTCGGTGGACAGATCCGTTGAACTTGCCAACATGGAGAAAATGGGTCGCCATCGCAGCACTTTGTTTCTGTAAGTCGAAGAAGGAAGGGGATGTATGCTTGCTTGATAACTGATAGATGCTGACTGTGCTGAAAGTCGGTTctctggccctcgccgccgagttcATTGTGGGCGCGTTGGTGCCTGTTTTCGTACTGGAGTACTCCGGCATCGACCCTCACATTCTCAGCCAGATCGATATTTCGGCATTGAACAAGCCCGGCGAAGTCACCTTGGACCCCGTCAAGATTCTTGCTGGTCTGGGGGGTCCGCCTCTCTACCAGGTCGCACTACTGGCTTCCGTGCCGCTGCTTGTCAACGGCCTCAGTTCCTACATCCTCGTGCCGCTCTCGATCGGTATCGGCCGTCGCCCCGTGCTTCTGCTGTCCGGTTTGCTTGCATGGACCGGTGGTCTCTGGGCTGGTTTCTCCCAGGGCCTCGGAAGCCATCTGGCTGCCCGCTGCTTCCAAGGGTTTGGTGCGGGTGCTGTCGAGGCCTTGATTCCCTTGATTATCCAGGACATGATGTTCATTCACCAGCGCAACAAGGCCATCTCTTCCGTTGGTGCATCTCAGGGTCTCCTCGTCGTGAGCTTGGGTATCATGAGGTGAGTTGTCCGAAACTCGTCCTCCGGACCCCAAGACTAACATCAAGCTAATCCTTTGAAACAGTCCCATCATTGTTTCTCGTCTGTCTTGGCGCTTCATCTATTGGATCACCTCCGGTGTTGGCGTTCTCGCCTGGTTTGGCCTAATCCTTCTCGTACCCGAGACCCGTTGGATTcgcagcgacgacgagcttggTACTTTTGTCCAACAAACCCAACATGTGGCCATGAGATTTACTGACGATACGAATAGCCGGTAAGGAGGTTTACCCTCTCCGCCCTGGTGAAACCCGCCCTCGCATCGATGAGGTGGCCTTCCGCCCTCGCTCCAACTGGGATGAGTTCGGCCTCTTCAACTATGGCTACGAATGGAAGGAGGCGAAACAATCCACCATCGACATGCTCAAGACAACCTTATTCCCCAACATCATCTgggtcatcatcatcaactcGATACTGGTCTCCATGCAGGGTGCCGCGGGCCAGGTGGCTTCTTCGCTTCTCATCGCTGCTGGCTGGAAGTTCGAAACGCTTGGTTTCGCCGTCATtcccatcgtcatcgccagtCCATTTGTCTGGCTCTTTGGCGGTTATATCGCGGATAAGATCTCCAATTGGATTGCCAAGCGCAATGGTGGTCGACGCGAGCCCGAGGCCCATCTCATTAGTCTGGTATTCCCGCTTCTGGCTTCCGTCGTCGGGCCAATTCTGTTCGGCTACGCCGGAGAGCACATTCGAGAGCTCCCGTCTATTGTTGTGTTGGTGTCCATTTTCTtcatcggcttcggcttgTTGACGGCCAACACCATCTTTGCTGTCTACTTGGTTGAGAGTTATCCCCGATATGCCGGGTACGTATTCCACACATACTTAGGGGACATTTACTATTCCACGCCAAGATTTCATTGCTAATGTTGCTATCAGTCCTGTGCTTGTCAACGTCTCCTCGTCCCGTCTCATCATCGGTTTCATCATGTCCTTCAACATCACTACGTGGATCGAGcagctcggcttcttcaaAAATTTTGGCATCTATAgcgccgccctggccgggGTTTCCATGCTCCTGCCCGTCATGTATAAGTACGGCAAACCGATGCGCGCCTGGACCGGCGGCCGTCTTGAGCCCACCGTCAAGCCCGCCAAGGTtttggaagaagacgaccaGTACTGGAAGAGCACCGAGCAATCGGGTCAGTGGCAGGACGAGAAGATGGGAACTCCCATCGGTGTCGCTCGGCCGATGTAAGGGCCATGTTTGTAATCCTCCAGTGGGGGGTTATGACTACGCGGTGAACCGGGAATCGTAGTACGTACACGGTACACAAACATACATCGGATCGGGAAGAAGCGACAGAATGTTCAATGCTGAGAAGAGTGATGGGcacctcggcatcgagcGCTAGAGAGAGTCAATTTTGCGGGATTGGCCAATGCGATTGTGTTGCTCGAGAGCGTGAGCGTCAGAGCTTATGTACAACTTTTTCACCAGAGAACCGTCCGGAACCCGATCTAGGCTCGTCTTCTCTGCAGGATAACTGGGAAAGGACAGCAGACTCGGTTAACTGGAGGATTGCTGCTCGACTCGGGGTTTCCTTTTTGCACATTTTGCCCTCCTTTCTCTTTTCATATTCGACCTCTATCGCCAGAGAATACGTCGTCGAAGGCGCCTCGGCATGAGCGCGTTTGTGCTGGCGGATTCGGGCTGGTTAGGACTGTTTATAGCTTCTTGCAGCCGTCGTGAGACGGATTACATGTTCTCTCAGATATTGCAGGCATGTCTCTCGTCTTGCGGGGGGTGAATGAGGATTTAGGGGGGCGTGAAATCAATATCAACCTTCATTTAGTTTTTCAAACACCATGATATCTATATTTCTCTTGTATCGAGAGTGGCAGTGTTTGCATGCACCAAAATTCACTCCACCACAACACACCGTTCTCAGGATATTATCACAGTTGCCCAAATCGCTCTAGGGACCAAAAATACTGGCTGAGACCACCGGCTATGGCAACTGAAAGACCAGAAAAATGGGCAGAGACAGCGATACTCAACGTCAGCCATACACGGGGAAAAGACACCgcggccaacgccgacggTCCGTATAGAAGAACTCCCCCAGCGGATCACCGATGTCGCATGCCACACTCTGCGGATGAGTCTTAGAGCCGGGCATCCGCATCGGGGCACGTGTTTGTACCGCGACCTCGGTACAAAGCATGATGGCCTGAAGTGGGAAGGTTCCTCGGAACAAACcccaacacacacacacacacacacacacacacacacacacacacacacgaaTCATAACCCCCGGGAAGGGTTGAACCCGGCATGGGTATCGAAGCCGAGAGGGCATCCCCCCCCAGTTGGTGTTATCTTTCCCGGGTGCCGGGCACCGGGGACTCATCTGGGGCGTGAAGGatggggggcgggggcggctgACCTCCCTTTCAACCTCTCACATATCGGTGTATGAGCCACTTCAATGAGGCAAGTGAAATCAAGTCAATGTTCGAGGCTATGTGTTTCCCCGAGACTTGCCAAGTCAACGGAACAGAGCTAAAAGAGCTGGGGGTgatggggagagagaagcacTACCCATCTCTTTCGATACGCTTTCCTCCCGGGCTTCGAAAGTTGCCGTCACCTTGACCACTTCGTAATCGTAGTGAGTATATCTTGTGCCCCCTGCTCGTTTTCGGCAACCGCTTCGAAGAGTCGGGGCCACGGAAAGAACCTGGCATACATACACATTGAttgtgtgtctgtgtgtgtatatTTATGTGGCAAGTGGTGCGTTAGAATTGAGGAGTGTCTGGGGTATTTGACTTGCTTGTGTGATTGAGGTGGGCGGCGCTGGGCCGACGTACTCTTTGCCCTCCGCCCTCTCCCGTATGCTGCCCATCTACCCTGGTTTGAGGCACGAGCAGAGCAACTATGTCAGGTATCGAAGAGCTCTATCTGCCCCAGCCCATCTCAGCAGCAGTGCCAGTACTCCACGATCTGCATGGCCCCTGAGCACTTTCTGACCATCGAGAGTCATTCTTGGTTGGGAATTTATTCTTCTCAGCCCCCAGCCGGTGGTGAGTTTGAACATATCTATCCCTGCCACTTAAATTCAAACGTGATCAAGACGCGCATACCCGTGGCACCCGGGCCAGCTCGAGACTCGGACCTGAAGTGTCCATGTTGATTGGCTCCGCATCCCAGtttcgacctcgacaaggagCTGGACTGTGACGCATCCGAGCATTTTGCCCTCCCCGTCTGCTTCGTGATATCTATATATAGCCCCCCGTGTCGAACCAATCGGTTCAAAACCCTCGACAGCGGCTTACGTTAATCACGTATTGGACTTGGTGTTCAACGTGCAAGTACGATGGACAAGCCGGCAAGTTCTGAGGGAGAATCGAGCCTGGGGACCAGGTATCGGCCGCTGAGAACGACGTCACGTCACCTTTCACCAATGAATGAGGCGGTGTGAAATAGCAAGTGTTCATTAGACGCCTTACCCATGACCATTAAACGGAAACACTTCCAGtatggaaaaaaaaaagagagaaaaagagaatGAGCGTGCCCATGTGTGCAGTGATCCCTCTTCCTGCGCAAGCAACCTCGTCGGTGccaaaaaacaaaaaaacaatCCAGCGATAGCGAAAAGCTGAGCCGGTCGTGGCCCAGCTCCGACTTGCCAAGGCAATGAAACACCCCTTCTAGAAAAATTAAGATCTCGAGGAAAAGCAAaaagcaaacaaacaagaCAAGAGCAAGTCTACGTTCTCCGATAGCCTTCTCCAGTACTCTTCCGACCGACAAATTCTCCTGTGTGAAAGGGGAGAGGCGGTTCAACGCAAGGCAAATGAGCCATGAACGTCGTGGAGCAACAACGAATTTTCAAcagcgcctcctcgccgccgcagctgcCGCCACCGTCTCCACATGAAACATTTAAAATATACTGTTGACAATGTTGGAACCGATGGTGGCACCGGCACCGAAGATGGCAGCATTTCCGAGCTTCTTGCCAAACTTCTTGCCCATTTCAGCAcccttgccgtccttgccgccggtgctctggtcggcgacggcctgggGCGGCGCGTCGGCGTTGTAGGGGTTCTGCTGGGGGGGCGGGCCCTGCGGCTGGGCGTACTGAGGCTGGGGCGTGCCGTACTGCGGCTGAGGAGCCCACTGGGCCTGCGGCTGGGGCGCGTACTGAGGTTGGGCGGGAGGCGGGGCGAAGGCGCCCTTGGCCGAGTCCTGCTCGACCAGGACGTACGTCTTGGGGAAAATGCCCTCCTGGCCGGTGCGGAGGTTGCGGCCCATCCACCAGTCAGCGTTCATGTATTCATGGATGGCGATGCGGTCGTCGCGCTCGAGGGCCACGTCGCGGGCGTCGGCACCAGCGTAGCGGTACAGGGCGCGggcgtgggcgaggacgggCTTCTCGTTGGTGCGGGCCGGCAGCGATGGGGGGCCGGTCTGGTTGtaggacggcggcgccggggacgGTGACGGGTTGACGTTCAGGGCCGCCATTGCGTTGGTCGGGGGAGGCGACGTGGGGTTATTCTGGACGGGGGTTGCGGCGTTGGGAGCGGCGCGAGATGCGGCGCCGTGGAGGGGGGTCTCGGCGGGGAGGGTGGCGTGAATGTTGTCGTAGGCATCCTCGGAAATGACCCCCTTCTCGAGGAGGTTCTCGAGTTCCTGGTGGATTAACGTTAGACATGTGTTTCTGCGGCTTCGCGGCCCCGTGAGGCCCGGCAGTTAGGTGTTGGGCAAATGCGTTTAGTTGAGCTTGATCGGAGTTGATCTGCCGTCCTTCGTCCTATCCACAATAGCATCGATGAGCCGGTGACAAAGAACATACATTCTTGATGGTGCGCAGCGACCGGTTGGTCTCGATGATGGTTTGTCTGTCCATGTTGCCTTTGTATGCTGAGAGTTTACCCCACTAAGGTTTAGACCAGGACTCGGGAAACGCTCGTTCGGGTCTTCGGATGATGAAGGCGGTTGTCAATATTAGGGAAGCAAGTTTGGGCGTCTCTGTCCGTCGTCAGGCGAAGAGGGTATCTATTGACTTTGAAAAATGGGGGAAGAGGTGATGTTGTTTCCAGAACAATCAAAGACGAAACGGAGTGCAGTTAGTGCCCGAACAGGAGACCGAGACGGAGTAAAGTGGAGGGCCCAGGTGAGTGGCGGTGCGGCTTAGGTAACCCGCGTTCCATCTTTTCTGGCCGATGACAGTCTGAAAAACAGGAAGCGTGAGTGAGTGTCTGGCCCGTGAAACTCCAAACAGCGCTCAGCGGACCGAGCTAGCCGTTCGCCGCCCCTCCGGCCTACCCGTTCCAGGAGAACACCCGCCGAAACCCCACTGGATGAACCCGCTCAGGGCTCCAGTTCAGGGAACGGGGCTTGGCGATCATCAGGCTTACGAGGAAGCCAATCATCCCCTGAGTTACCCCCGGGAGGCGGTGCTGCCGCAGTCCCTCCAGTTGCACTTGTCCTAGTCGGGTGGGAGCTGCTGTGCAGGGCCTCGTCAGCGACAAGCCATTGGCATGCCGCTGTGACCGACAATGCTCGTATTGCCAACCCTCTTCTTGCTTATCCTCTTTGGCGCGACCGTCCAGGTGCACGAAGGGACCGTATCGCATACGACATGGCACAATGACCGTAGAGAAAACTCCCAACACACCGACATGATATATTGTTGGAGCGTAAAAAGAACACTATTTGTCAGATTTCCATATCTAAAGCTGATTGAAACACAATATCTATTGCATTCAATCTTTTTCGTTTCGTTCCTCATGCGCCTAAACAAACTTGCTGTCCTTAGCAACATACAAATCGACATACTCATCAACAGGAGTGGCCTCGAGCTGCTTGGGGTTcaggccgagatcgacaaGATGCTTGACCctgtcggcgtcgaagtGAGGTTCCAAGTGTCTCTTGTACTTCTTCAGAATCTCGGGCTTGGCCTCCTCTCTTCTAAGGCGGTGTCCAAGGGGCGCCTCcacgacgacctcctcgaggacAGTGCCGTCGTTCAGCTCGACCGTCAACGCGTTGGAGATGGTTCGCAGGGCGGGGTCGTGGTAGTCCTTAGTGTACTGCGGGTCCTCGACGCACTTGATCTTCTGGCGCAGGGACTCGACGAGAGGCGAGGTTGcggcctcgctgccgtcgacgtaGTCGGTcgcctcgaggcggccgaaAACAAGCATGGTCGCGGCCATGTACTGGATGCAGTGGTCACGGTCGGCAAAGTTATCCATAGGCTTGAACTGCTTGTCGATGATGCGGATGCAGGCCTCGTGGGTGCGACAGGTGACACCCTTGATATCAGCCGCCGACTTGCCCagctccttgagcttctgATGGATCTTGGAGGAGGCCTCGACGGCAGTCTGGGAGTGGAACTCGGCTATCGTCCGTCAGCTACTGGGATTCCACATATGGCCACGGGCTCTACTTACCAGGGTAGGAGACCTTGAAGAGGACGTTCTCCATGACGTAGCTGCCGTAAGGGCGCTGGAACTCGAACTTGTTGCCCTTGAACAGGACGTCGTAGAAGCCCCAGACAGGAGCGGAAAGGACGGTGGGGATGCCCTGCTCGCCCTTCATGACCTTGAGAGCTAGGTTGACAGCGCGCTGGCAGGCGTCACCGGCAGCCCACGACTTGCGAGACATAGTGTTGGGCGAGTGGCGGTAGGTTCTCAAGCTCTGGCCGTCGACCCAAGCCTGGGTGACGGCATCGGCGATCTGCTTCTCGTTGAGGCCGAGCATCTTGGAGACGACGGCAGTACTGGCAACCTTGACcaggacgacgtgatccaGGCCGACCCTGTTGTATGAGTTCAAGAGAGCCAGGCAGCCCTGGATCTCGTGAGCCTTAATCATGGCCTCGAGAACATCGCGGACGGTAAACTGCTTGCCGCCAGCGATGTTACCGCCGGCCTTATTGGTACGAGTGACCCAGTCGGCGACAGCGAGGATGGCACCCAGGTTGTCGGAAGGATGGCCCCATTCGGCAGCGAGCCAGCAGTCGTTGTAGTCGAGCCAGCGGATCATGGCGCCGATGTTGAAGGCGGCGTTGACAGGGTCCAGCTGGAAGTCGGTACCAGGGACCTTGGGGCCATTGGGAACGATGGTGCCAGGGACAATAGGACCCAGCAGCTTGCTGCACTCCTTGAAGCGAAGACCCTCAAGACCGCAGCCCAGAGTATCGAGGAAAACCCATCGTGCAGTGTCGAACTGTTCTCACGAGAGTGGCGGTTAGCAGCGGCGATCTCTCTGGCTGTGACGCGGGGTAACGAGTTGGGCGGGTCGGTTTGGGAGTAAGGCGAatggaggaaggggaagggaagaaggggaaggggataaagagggaggggaaaggatAACTTACAGCAAGGTCGGAGTCGACCTTGTAGTTCTGGACGTAGTTTGCAATGTCCTTGATCTCGGGATCGTATTCTCTCGCCTCGGACGCCATGGCTGGTGCTGCACTCTGTCTCGCAGATGCGGTGGAAAAGTTGTGGAAGTTTTGAAGTGCGGAGCGAGACGTGGAAGAAGCGGCAAAGTTAGTGGAGGCGACGCCAGCGCGGAGAGGAGTGGCCAGCCGGACGCTTCGCGAATGGAGACGCAGCGAACGGGAGGCTGTCCTGAGACCTCGGTTGATGGCCGCAGACATGACCGCGAGGAGTATGCAAGTCAATTAATTGGGAGGAGAGAtggggaagaggagacgaAGAGCAGATGACAacaagagggagagggagagatgGCCCTAAGGGTATCAATGGTGACTTTCTCTCACTCGTTCTCTTTCAATCTCAGTATCTCGGTCTTCAGGCCACTCAGATcaggagaaggggaaggaattgggaagaggaagagaagtACACAAAAAATGTCTTGTATTTTTTCCTTCGTtgtttttttatttattttttaAACCCGTAGCAAAGTCGGAGCTTGTCTCGCTCAggcggaaggggagggaggaggagggagactGGGTTTGCCGCGAGCTGCCGAAGCTTGTGTGGCTGTTTGATCCAAGGTTGTCTGCGCTTACCCCTGGCGGGCCATGATGACAACTGGCGGGGGGAGGCGGGCACTGAGAGgggacaaggagaagcagctGCTTCATTGCGGGCTTTTGCTCCTCCCTGGAGTCCTTGGCACGTCGTCTGGTCTGGGGCAGCCGGCGGGGGGAGCTTTGACATGATTATGGGCGAGGTTGGGGGAAGTAAGGAAGGAATGTGGAGAGCCAtgtcccccccctccccccctgcCCAGCGAGCGCTCTCCATTGTGAATCCCCTCGCCGTTGCTAACCGTCAGATTGAACTTTGTAGCGTATGGAAGATGTATAGGCGAATTTGCTTGAGTGGAGGTTCGCGCAATGATTGAAAAAAATAGGAATAAGGTCCAGAACCACCAATGTACCTGCCGCCGCACAGCGCCAGTCCGTTCCACAGAGCTAAACCCGTGCGGTCCCTCGGCTAGCAGCGGTCATCAGATAAGGGGACATATTCTCTTATCGCAGAATCTGGGGCAAGGGGGGTCCAGAAAAAGGCCCAAACTCCATTATATTACAATGTTGCTTGTGAATGAACGAGATGGACTTGTGGGTGGATGCCTTCCCTCTTATACTTCAACTCACACGAGACAAAAGGTATCTCGGCACAACACCGGCGACAAGTGAGAAATGTTTGATGGCATTGCAATGCTTTGGAGAACAAAATGCTGATGATTAACCGAAAACCTTTGGGAATTAGGAAAGAAAGGCTGCTCCTTGAGTTAATCTTTTCGGTTGATTGATGGAGGTGTTCGGACTTATGTTGTTGTATTGTGATTGTGAACAAACTTGGAGGACAACACGATGATGCCGCAGGCCTCTGCTTGGAGGCGAGAATGCCAGCTGTGGTTTTGGTCTGAAAGCTACTATTCAAGTGTGCCGATTTCTTTCTTGAAAATTTCGGTCAGTAGATGTAGATGGCTGTTTCGGTTTTATCACGTCGTGCAGCAATTTAATTTAGATAGATCAATCACTAGTAAGCAACATCAAGTTTATGTATGAGGACTTTTACCTTTTTGTTTATACTTGTTATGTGTGAGAGAGGTGCATCACATTCTTCGTGATTCATCGCTGCTGAGTAAGGTGCCAAGCGTCAGTCAGCCTGTCCCATAGTTCTCACAGACACATAACGTGGCTGCGGATTTTATCAAGTATGAGGTGAATGTGCAGTGAATGGAAACAAATGGACCAATCGACAACAATCTGCGTGGAAAACAAcgccttttttcttcttttcgtcCTCTCCTCTCAGCTAGGGATCGCTCGGTTGGGTTCCCACTTCAATATCCATTATCGATTgcccaacaccaacaacggTGAAATTGTCAGGTCTTCAAAGTCAAAGCCCGCACCTCCAATCACATCCCCTTCCCCATCATCTGACCTCCTCCGACCGACCGGCTGGCTGGACCCTGGTCGATGTTCATCCAAGCAGTGTAACCCACCTGCGGTCTCGGCCGCTCCGCCTGACACAGCGACCAATTTATAGTTGCAGGCCACTTTTAGCGGAACCGCAGCGGGAGCGCCTCAAGCGAGAAGCCTCAAGGTGTTCGGTCCTCAGTCCAATCCGCCATCCAACGCTGTTCTACGACAGTACACTGGTACAGTACCTACACTAATTCATCACCCTGCAACACCCTGCGTGGCCATCTCTCCCCACTTCCCATCAACGATCAACGATCATCGGCCGGCCTCCA
This window contains:
- a CDS encoding Putative major facilitator superfamily, MFS transporter superfamily; protein product: MASKSGWTESTDNLANVPRVETPEALVVGSSQLFDGNVIRFVPMPTPDPKDPLNLPTWRKWVAIAALCFFGSLALAAEFIVGALVPVFVLEYSGIDPHILSQIDISALNKPGEVTLDPVKILAGLGGPPLYQVALLASVPLLVNGLSSYILVPLSIGIGRRPVLLLSGLLAWTGGLWAGFSQGLGSHLAARCFQGFGAGAVEALIPLIIQDMMFIHQRNKAISSVGASQGLLVVSLGIMSPIIVSRLSWRFIYWITSGVGVLAWFGLILLVPETRWIRSDDELAGKEVYPLRPGETRPRIDEVAFRPRSNWDEFGLFNYGYEWKEAKQSTIDMLKTTLFPNIIWVIIINSILVSMQGAAGQVASSLLIAAGWKFETLGFAVIPIVIASPFVWLFGGYIADKISNWIAKRNGGRREPEAHLISLVFPLLASVVGPILFGYAGEHIRELPSIVVLVSIFFIGFGLLTANTIFAVYLVESYPRYAGPVLVNVSSSRLIIGFIMSFNITTWIEQLGFFKNFGIYSAALAGVSMLLPVMYKYGKPMRAWTGGRLEPTVKPAKVLEEDDQYWKSTEQSGQWQDEKMGTPIGVARPM
- a CDS encoding Putative SH3 domain-containing protein — its product is MDRQTIIETNRSLRTIKNELENLLEKGVISEDAYDNIHATLPAETPLHGAASRAAPNAATPVQNNPTSPPPTNAMAALNVNPSPSPAPPSYNQTGPPSLPARTNEKPVLAHARALYRYAGADARDVALERDDRIAIHEYMNADWWMGRNLRTGQEGIFPKTYVLVEQDSAKGAFAPPPAQPQYAPQPQAQWAPQPQYGTPQPQYAQPQGPPPQQNPYNADAPPQAVADQSTGGKDGKGAEMGKKFGKKLGNAAIFGAGATIGSNIVNSIF
- a CDS encoding Putative MmgE/PrpD superfamily protein, translating into MSAAINRGLRTASRSLRLHSRSVRLATPLRAGVASTNFAASSTSRSALQNFHNFSTASARQSAAPAMASEAREYDPEIKDIANYVQNYKVDSDLAFDTARWVFLDTLGCGLEGLRFKECSKLLGPIVPGTIVPNGPKVPGTDFQLDPVNAAFNIGAMIRWLDYNDCWLAAEWGHPSDNLGAILAVADWVTRTNKAGGNIAGGKQFTVRDVLEAMIKAHEIQGCLALLNSYNRVGLDHVVLVKVASTAVVSKMLGLNEKQIADAVTQAWVDGQSLRTYRHSPNTMSRKSWAAGDACQRAVNLALKVMKGEQGIPTVLSAPVWGFYDVLFKGNKFEFQRPYGSYVMENVLFKVSYPAEFHSQTAVEASSKIHQKLKELGKSAADIKGVTCRTHEACIRIIDKQFKPMDNFADRDHCIQYMAATMLVFGRLEATDYVDGSEAATSPLVESLRQKIKCVEDPQYTKDYHDPALRTISNALTVELNDGTVLEEVVVEAPLGHRLRREEAKPEILKKYKRHLEPHFDADRVKHLVDLGLNPKQLEATPVDEYVDLYVAKDSKFV